A single genomic interval of Streptomyces sp. BA2 harbors:
- a CDS encoding glycosyltransferase family 2 protein — protein MGNRPQELRALLDSVAKQDGDPVEVVVVGNGAPVPEVPDGVRTVELPENLGIPGGRNVGIEAFGPGGTDVDVLLFLDDDGLLANTDTAQLCREAFAADPKLGIISFRIADPDTGETQRRHVPRLRAADPMRSSRVTTFLGGANAVRTQVMAEVGGLPDEFFYAHEETDLAWRALNAGWMIDYRADMVLFHPTTAPSRHAVYHRMVARNRVWLARRNLPALLVPVYLGVWMLLTLARKPSGPALKAWFGGFKEGWTTPCGPRKPMKWRTVWRLTRLGRPPVI, from the coding sequence ATGGGCAACCGGCCGCAGGAGCTGCGCGCCCTGCTCGACTCGGTCGCCAAGCAGGACGGCGACCCGGTGGAGGTGGTGGTCGTCGGCAACGGCGCTCCCGTGCCCGAGGTCCCCGATGGCGTACGCACCGTCGAGCTGCCCGAGAACCTCGGCATCCCGGGCGGCCGCAACGTCGGCATCGAGGCCTTCGGCCCCGGCGGCACCGACGTCGACGTACTCCTCTTCCTCGACGACGACGGCCTCCTGGCCAACACGGACACGGCCCAGCTGTGCCGCGAGGCCTTCGCCGCCGACCCGAAGCTCGGCATCATCAGCTTCCGCATCGCCGACCCGGACACCGGCGAGACCCAGCGCCGCCACGTCCCGCGCCTGCGCGCGGCCGACCCGATGCGCTCCTCGCGCGTGACGACCTTCCTCGGCGGCGCCAACGCCGTCCGTACGCAGGTCATGGCCGAGGTCGGCGGTCTTCCCGACGAGTTCTTCTACGCCCACGAGGAGACCGACCTCGCCTGGCGTGCCCTGAACGCGGGCTGGATGATCGACTACCGCGCCGACATGGTGCTCTTCCACCCCACGACCGCCCCCTCGCGGCACGCGGTCTACCACCGGATGGTCGCGCGCAACCGAGTCTGGCTGGCCCGCCGGAATCTGCCCGCGCTCCTGGTCCCGGTCTACCTCGGGGTGTGGATGCTCCTGACCCTGGCCAGGAAGCCCTCGGGCCCCGCGCTCAAGGCCTGGTTCGGCGGGTTCAAGGAGGGCTGGACGACGCCCTGCGGACCTCGCAAACCGATGAAGTGGCGTACGGTGTGGCGCCTGACCCGACTGGGCCGACCTCCTGTCATCTGA
- a CDS encoding ABC transporter permease — translation MSETTHDGGVTVTASPSTPSPDDGLSRADLAAKYGLTVSGARPGLFEYVHQLWGRRHFILAFSQAKLTAQYSQAKLGQLWQVATPLLNALVYFLIFGLILEADRGFEREVYIPFLVTGVFVFTFTQSSVMAGVRAIAGNLGLVRALHFPRASLPISFSLQQLQQLLFSMIVLFVITIGFGSYPKLSWLLIVPALALQFLFNTGLAMIMARLGSKTPDLAQLMPFVMRTWMYASGVMFSIPVMLEGKPAWIADILQWNPAAIYMDLMRFALIDGYGLDYLPLGYWTWAIAAGWALLVAVGGFVYFWKAEERYGRG, via the coding sequence GTGAGTGAGACAACGCATGACGGCGGAGTCACGGTGACAGCATCTCCGTCGACTCCGTCGCCCGATGACGGGCTCTCCCGGGCCGATCTCGCCGCCAAGTACGGTCTGACCGTCAGCGGCGCACGGCCCGGACTTTTCGAGTACGTCCACCAGCTCTGGGGACGGCGCCACTTCATCCTCGCCTTCTCGCAGGCGAAGCTGACCGCCCAGTACAGCCAGGCCAAGCTCGGCCAGCTGTGGCAGGTGGCGACGCCGCTCCTGAACGCGCTCGTCTACTTCCTGATCTTCGGTCTGATCCTGGAAGCGGACCGGGGTTTCGAGCGCGAGGTCTACATCCCGTTCCTGGTCACCGGTGTCTTCGTCTTCACCTTCACGCAGTCCTCGGTGATGGCGGGTGTCCGGGCGATCGCGGGCAACCTCGGCCTGGTGCGTGCGCTGCACTTCCCGCGGGCCTCGCTGCCGATCTCGTTCTCGCTGCAGCAGCTCCAGCAGCTGCTGTTCTCGATGATCGTGCTCTTCGTGATCACGATCGGCTTCGGCAGCTACCCCAAGCTGTCGTGGCTCCTCATCGTCCCGGCCCTGGCCCTGCAGTTCCTGTTCAACACCGGCCTCGCGATGATCATGGCAAGGCTCGGCAGCAAGACCCCCGACCTCGCGCAGCTGATGCCGTTCGTGATGCGTACGTGGATGTACGCGTCCGGCGTGATGTTCTCCATCCCGGTCATGCTCGAGGGCAAGCCGGCGTGGATCGCCGACATCCTGCAGTGGAACCCGGCGGCCATCTACATGGACCTGATGCGTTTCGCGCTGATCGACGGGTACGGCCTGGACTACCTCCCGTTGGGTTACTGGACCTGGGCGATCGCCGCGGGCTGGGCCCTGCTGGTCGCCGTCGGCGGCTTCGTGTACTTTTGGAAGGCTGAGGAGCGCTACGGCCGTGGCTGA
- a CDS encoding ATP-binding cassette domain-containing protein, with product MADDTGVDKTHIPTVIADELHIVYRVNGAKTGKGSATSALSRIIRRGEERGVRKVHAVRGVSFTSYRGEAIGLIGSNGSGKSTLLRAIAGLLPAEKGKVYTDGQPSLLGVNAALMNDLTGERNVILGGLAMGMTREQIRERYQEIVDFSGINEKGDFITLPMRTYSSGMAARLRFSIAAAKDHDVLMIDEALATGDRKFQKRSEARIRELRKEAGTVFLVSHNNKSIRDTCDRVLWLERGELRMDGPTDEVIKEYEKFTGK from the coding sequence GTGGCTGACGACACAGGCGTCGACAAGACGCACATCCCCACCGTCATCGCCGACGAGCTGCACATCGTCTACCGCGTGAACGGCGCGAAGACGGGCAAGGGCAGCGCCACCTCCGCACTGAGCCGCATCATCAGGCGCGGCGAGGAGCGGGGCGTACGCAAGGTGCACGCCGTGCGCGGCGTCAGCTTCACCTCCTACCGCGGCGAGGCCATCGGCCTGATCGGCTCGAACGGCTCCGGCAAGTCGACCCTGCTCCGTGCCATCGCGGGCCTGCTCCCGGCCGAGAAGGGCAAGGTCTACACCGACGGCCAGCCCTCGCTGCTCGGCGTGAACGCGGCCCTGATGAACGACCTGACGGGCGAGCGCAACGTCATACTCGGCGGGCTCGCGATGGGCATGACACGCGAGCAGATCAGGGAGCGCTACCAGGAGATCGTCGATTTCTCGGGCATCAACGAGAAGGGCGACTTCATCACCCTGCCGATGCGCACCTACTCGTCGGGCATGGCGGCCCGCCTGCGCTTCTCCATCGCGGCCGCCAAGGACCACGACGTACTGATGATCGACGAGGCGCTCGCGACGGGCGACCGGAAGTTCCAGAAGCGCTCCGAGGCCCGCATCCGCGAGCTCCGCAAGGAGGCCGGCACGGTCTTCCTCGTCAGCCACAACAACAAGTCCATCCGTGACACCTGTGACCGCGTGCTGTGGCTGGAACGCGGTGAGCTGCGCATGGACGGGCCGACCGACGAGGTCATCAAGGAGTACGAGAAGTTCACGGGCAAATAG
- the hpnC gene encoding squalene synthase HpnC has product MATDDLQLRDASAVLAKAADENFPVAPFFLPRAWRDDLMAVYGYARLVDDIGDGDLAPGGADARYLGVDPEAADDRLALLDAFEADLHRVFDSTPRHPLMRALQPTVRRCRLTPEPFLGLIEANRQDQLVARYETYDDLLAYCELSANPVGRLVLGITGTATPERIRRSDAVCTALQIVEHLQDVAEDLGQGRIYLPAEDMKRFHVQERDLAAPTAGASVRALVAYEAERARCLLNEGTPLVGSVHGRLKVLLAGFVAGGRAAVSAIVAAGYDVLPGPPKPTKPRLLREVGAVLRGEG; this is encoded by the coding sequence ATGGCTACGGATGATCTCCAGCTGCGCGACGCATCCGCCGTCCTCGCGAAGGCCGCGGACGAGAACTTCCCCGTGGCGCCCTTCTTCCTGCCCCGCGCCTGGCGCGACGACCTCATGGCCGTGTACGGCTACGCCCGCCTCGTCGACGACATCGGCGACGGCGACCTGGCCCCCGGCGGCGCCGACGCCCGCTACCTCGGTGTGGACCCCGAGGCCGCGGATGACAGGCTCGCCCTTCTTGACGCCTTCGAGGCCGACCTGCACCGCGTCTTCGACTCCACTCCGCGGCACCCGCTGATGCGGGCCCTCCAGCCCACCGTGCGCCGCTGTCGCCTCACCCCCGAACCCTTCCTCGGCCTGATCGAGGCCAACCGCCAGGACCAGCTCGTCGCGCGCTACGAGACCTACGACGACCTTCTGGCCTACTGCGAGCTGTCCGCGAACCCCGTGGGCCGCCTCGTCCTCGGCATCACCGGCACCGCGACGCCGGAGCGGATCCGCCGCTCGGACGCGGTGTGCACCGCCCTCCAGATCGTCGAGCACCTCCAGGACGTCGCCGAGGACCTTGGCCAGGGCCGCATCTACCTGCCCGCCGAGGACATGAAGCGCTTCCATGTCCAGGAGCGGGATCTGGCCGCACCGACAGCAGGCGCGTCGGTGCGCGCACTGGTTGCATATGAAGCAGAACGCGCCCGCTGCCTCCTGAATGAAGGCACCCCCCTGGTGGGTAGCGTCCACGGCAGGCTGAAGGTGCTGCTTGCAGGTTTCGTGGCTGGGGGGAGGGCGGCGGTCTCCGCGATCGTCGCCGCCGGATACGACGTACTTCCTGGACCGCCGAAGCCCACCAAACCGCGTTTGCTGCGCGAGGTGGGGGCGGTCCTGCGAGGAGAGGGGTGA
- the hpnD gene encoding presqualene diphosphate synthase HpnD produces the protein MSRTVESGPNVSAPVLAAYSYCEAVTGQQARNFAYGIRLLPLPKRRAMSALYALSRRVDDIGDGALAPDVKADRLDETRALLARIRAGKVDEDDTDPVAVALAHAATRFPIPLGGLDELIDGVLMDVRGETYETWEDLKVYCRCVAGAIGRLSLGVFGTERGALNAERAPEYADTLGLALQLTNILRDVREDAQGGRTYLPADDLAKFGCSAGFSGSQPPAGSDFAGLVHFEVRRARALFAEGYRLLPMLDRRSGACVAAMAGIYRRLLDRIEREPEAVLRGRVSLPGREKAYVAVRGLSGLDARTISRQTVRRRT, from the coding sequence GTGAGCCGGACCGTGGAGTCAGGCCCGAACGTGTCCGCGCCGGTACTCGCCGCATACAGCTACTGCGAGGCCGTCACAGGGCAGCAGGCACGCAATTTCGCGTACGGCATCAGGCTGCTTCCGCTGCCCAAGCGCCGCGCGATGTCGGCGCTCTACGCCCTCTCGCGGCGCGTGGACGACATCGGCGACGGCGCGCTCGCGCCGGACGTCAAGGCCGACCGCCTCGACGAGACCCGGGCCCTCCTTGCCCGGATCCGCGCGGGCAAGGTGGACGAGGACGACACCGACCCGGTGGCCGTGGCACTCGCGCACGCCGCGACACGCTTCCCCATCCCGCTCGGCGGGCTCGACGAGCTGATCGACGGGGTCCTGATGGACGTCCGCGGTGAGACGTACGAGACGTGGGAGGACCTGAAGGTCTACTGCCGGTGCGTGGCGGGAGCCATCGGGCGGCTCTCGCTCGGCGTGTTCGGTACGGAACGGGGAGCGCTCAATGCCGAGCGCGCGCCGGAGTATGCCGACACGCTCGGCCTCGCGCTCCAACTCACCAACATCCTCCGTGACGTCCGCGAGGACGCGCAGGGCGGCCGTACGTACCTGCCCGCCGACGATCTCGCCAAGTTCGGCTGCTCCGCCGGGTTCTCGGGCTCACAGCCGCCCGCTGGTTCCGACTTCGCCGGGCTCGTGCACTTCGAGGTGCGCAGGGCGCGGGCGCTGTTCGCCGAGGGGTACCGCCTGCTTCCCATGCTCGACCGGCGCAGCGGGGCCTGTGTCGCCGCCATGGCGGGCATCTACCGGCGGCTTCTCGACCGCATCGAGCGGGAGCCGGAGGCGGTCCTGCGTGGCCGTGTCTCGCTGCCGGGCCGCGAAAAGGCGTATGTCGCCGTGCGCGGTCTCTCCGGGCTCGATGCGCGCACCATCTCCCGACAGACCGTCAGGAGGCGTACTTGA
- the hpnE gene encoding hydroxysqualene dehydroxylase HpnE: MSDDGKRSAADADDNAGRGAAVVVGGGLAGITAALSLADAGLRVTLLEGRPRLGGLAFSFKRGDLTVDNGQHVYLRCCTAYRWFLDRVDGAALAPLQERLDVPVLDADRNRLGRLRRTALPVPLHLAASLATYPHLSLAERANVGRAALALKGLDPADPKLDGQDFGSWLAARGQSARAVEALWDLVGVATLNAVAGDSSLGLAAMVFKTGLLSEPGAADIGWAHVPLGDLHDTLARKALDSAGVRTELRTRVTSISRTGNGGWKVEVPGEEIEAETVVLAVPQHETHDLLPDGALDEPDRLLDIDTAPILNIHVVYDRKVLKRPFFAAIGSPVQWVFDRTDASGLTEGQYIALSQSAAQDEIDAPVAALRERYLPELERLLPAAHGAEVRDFFVTRERTATFAPTPGVGRLRPGARTKAPGLYLAGAWTATGWPATMESAVRSGISAAGAALSALDRPRDHLFSVEEAA, from the coding sequence ATGAGCGACGACGGCAAGCGATCGGCCGCGGATGCCGACGACAACGCGGGCCGGGGGGCCGCCGTGGTGGTCGGCGGCGGCCTCGCCGGAATCACCGCGGCGCTGTCCCTCGCCGACGCGGGGCTGCGCGTGACGCTGCTCGAAGGGCGGCCGCGCCTCGGTGGGCTCGCGTTCTCCTTCAAGCGCGGCGACCTGACCGTGGACAACGGCCAGCACGTCTATCTGCGCTGCTGCACCGCCTACCGATGGTTCCTGGACCGCGTCGACGGAGCGGCCCTCGCACCGTTGCAGGAACGTCTCGACGTGCCCGTGCTCGACGCCGACCGGAACCGGCTCGGCCGACTTCGCCGCACCGCGCTGCCCGTCCCGCTGCACCTGGCGGCGAGCCTCGCCACGTACCCGCATCTGTCGCTCGCGGAGCGCGCCAACGTGGGGCGCGCCGCGCTCGCCCTCAAAGGGCTCGACCCGGCCGACCCCAAGCTGGACGGCCAGGATTTCGGCAGCTGGCTCGCCGCACGCGGTCAGTCGGCGCGAGCCGTCGAGGCCCTGTGGGACCTCGTCGGTGTGGCCACGCTCAACGCCGTCGCGGGGGACTCCTCGCTGGGGCTCGCCGCGATGGTCTTCAAGACCGGGCTGCTCTCCGAACCGGGCGCCGCCGACATCGGCTGGGCGCACGTGCCCCTCGGTGATCTCCATGACACCCTCGCCCGCAAGGCGCTCGACTCCGCGGGCGTACGAACCGAACTGAGGACACGCGTCACCTCTATCTCCCGTACGGGGAACGGCGGTTGGAAGGTCGAAGTTCCCGGTGAGGAGATCGAGGCGGAGACCGTCGTGCTCGCCGTGCCGCAGCACGAGACCCACGACCTGCTCCCGGACGGCGCCCTGGACGAGCCCGACCGGCTGCTCGACATCGACACCGCGCCGATCCTCAACATCCACGTCGTCTACGACCGCAAGGTGCTCAAGCGGCCCTTCTTCGCGGCCATCGGCTCACCGGTGCAGTGGGTCTTCGACCGGACCGACGCCTCCGGGCTCACCGAGGGCCAGTACATCGCGCTGTCCCAGTCCGCCGCCCAGGACGAGATCGACGCCCCCGTCGCCGCGCTGCGCGAGCGCTATCTGCCGGAGCTGGAGCGGCTGCTGCCGGCCGCGCACGGCGCCGAAGTACGGGACTTCTTCGTGACCCGGGAGCGCACCGCGACGTTCGCGCCGACTCCCGGTGTGGGCCGGCTGCGGCCCGGTGCTCGCACCAAGGCCCCCGGCCTGTACCTGGCCGGGGCGTGGACCGCCACCGGGTGGCCCGCGACCATGGAGAGCGCCGTCCGCAGTGGCATCAGCGCCGCCGGGGCCGCTCTCTCCGCACTCGACCGCCCACGTGATCACCTCTTCAGCGTCGAGGAGGCCGCGTGA
- a CDS encoding polyprenyl synthetase family protein, translated as MKPALLGSGPQRTSTGTTSTGTRGETVPTVPSAESAADTVDVTSLLERGRTLATPVLRSAVDRLAPPMNTVAAYHFGWIDAEGNPSDGDGGKAVRPALALLSAEAAGAAPEVGVPGAVAVELVHNFSLLHDDLMDGDEQRRHRDTVWKVHGPAQAILVGDALFALANEILLEIGTVEAGRATRRLTTATRALIDGQAQDISYEHRERVTVEECLEMEGNKTGALLACAVSIGAVLGGADDRTADVLEKYGYHLGLAFQAVDDLLGIWGDPDSTGKRPWSDLRQRKKSLPVVAALAAGGPASEQLGELLAADAKSNDFDSFSEEEFAARAALIEQAGGREWTAEEARRQHTIAIEALDTVEMPNRVRAQLVALADFVVVRKR; from the coding sequence GTGAAGCCAGCCCTTCTGGGGTCAGGTCCCCAGAGAACCAGCACCGGAACAACCAGTACCGGAACAAGAGGAGAGACTGTGCCGACTGTGCCCTCGGCCGAATCGGCTGCCGACACGGTGGACGTGACCTCACTGCTCGAGCGCGGAAGGACGCTGGCCACCCCGGTGCTGCGGTCCGCCGTGGACCGCCTCGCGCCGCCCATGAACACCGTCGCCGCCTACCACTTCGGCTGGATCGACGCCGAGGGCAACCCGTCGGACGGCGACGGCGGCAAGGCCGTGCGCCCCGCCCTCGCCCTGCTCTCCGCGGAGGCGGCCGGCGCCGCGCCGGAAGTCGGCGTACCCGGAGCTGTCGCCGTCGAACTGGTGCACAACTTCTCGTTGCTGCACGACGATCTGATGGACGGCGACGAGCAGCGCCGCCACCGCGACACGGTGTGGAAGGTGCACGGCCCGGCCCAGGCCATCCTCGTCGGCGACGCCCTCTTCGCGCTCGCCAACGAGATCCTCCTGGAGATCGGCACCGTCGAGGCGGGCCGCGCCACGCGCCGCCTGACCACCGCGACCCGCGCTCTGATCGACGGCCAGGCGCAGGACATCTCCTACGAGCACCGCGAGCGGGTCACCGTCGAGGAGTGCCTGGAGATGGAGGGCAACAAGACCGGCGCCCTGCTCGCCTGCGCGGTCTCCATCGGCGCGGTCCTCGGCGGCGCCGACGACCGCACCGCCGACGTCCTGGAGAAGTACGGCTACCACCTCGGCCTCGCCTTCCAGGCCGTCGATGATCTGCTCGGCATCTGGGGAGACCCGGATTCCACCGGCAAGCGGCCCTGGAGCGATCTTCGCCAGCGCAAGAAGTCGCTGCCCGTCGTGGCCGCGCTCGCCGCTGGCGGGCCTGCGTCCGAGCAGCTCGGCGAGCTGCTCGCGGCCGACGCCAAGAGCAATGACTTCGACAGCTTCTCCGAGGAGGAGTTCGCCGCGCGCGCCGCCCTGATCGAGCAGGCGGGCGGCCGCGAGTGGACCGCCGAGGAGGCCCGGCGCCAGCACACCATCGCCATCGAAGCCCTCGACACCGTCGAGATGCCCAACCGGGTGCGGGCGCAGCTCGTCGCGCTCGCCGACTTCGTCGTCGTACGAAAGAGATGA
- the shc gene encoding squalene--hopene cyclase: MTATTDGSTGAVTPRATSASQPLVQTVATAAGPRDAAARAIQRSTDFLLAQQDAQGWWKGDLETNVTMDAEDLLLRQFLGIRDEKTTRAAALFIRGEQRDDGTWATFFGGPGELSTTVEAYVALRLAGDAPDDPHMAKASAWIRDQGGIAASRVFTRIWLALFGWWKWEDLPELPPELIYFPKWLPLNIYDFGCWARQTIVPLTVVSAKRPVRPAPFPLDELHSDARVPNPGKPLAPMGSWDGVFQRLDKALHLYHKVAPRKVRKAAMNSAARWIIERQENDGCWGGIQPPAVYSVIALHLLGYDLEHPVLKAGLASLDRFAVWREDGSRMIEACQSPVWDTCLATIALADAGVPADHPQLVKAADWMLAEEIARPGDWSVRRPQLAPGGWAFEFHNDNYPDIDDTAEVILALRRVEHPDRPRLENAIERGMRWTLGMQSRGGAWAAFDADNTSPFPNRLPFCDFGEVIDPPSADVTGHVVEMLAVEGKAHHPRTRRGIEWLLAEQEPDGSWFGRWGVNYVYGTGSVVPALTAAGLPGSHPALRRAVGWLESVQNDDGGWGEDLRSYRYEEWRGHGASTASQTAWALLALLAAGERESKAVERGVAWLAETQRDDGSWDEPYFTGTGFPWDFSINYHLYRQVFPLTALGRYVNGEPFAGLSTKGG; encoded by the coding sequence ATGACAGCGACGACCGACGGAAGCACCGGAGCGGTGACGCCCCGCGCAACCTCGGCCAGCCAGCCACTTGTCCAGACCGTCGCGACGGCAGCAGGGCCACGTGACGCCGCCGCGCGCGCCATACAACGCTCCACCGATTTCCTGCTCGCACAGCAGGACGCCCAGGGCTGGTGGAAGGGCGACCTCGAAACGAACGTGACGATGGACGCCGAGGACCTGCTGCTCCGTCAGTTCCTGGGGATCCGGGACGAGAAGACCACCCGCGCCGCCGCGCTCTTCATCCGCGGCGAGCAGCGAGATGACGGGACCTGGGCCACCTTCTTCGGCGGCCCCGGCGAACTCTCCACCACCGTCGAGGCGTACGTCGCGCTCCGGCTGGCGGGCGACGCACCCGACGACCCGCACATGGCGAAGGCCTCCGCCTGGATCCGCGACCAGGGCGGCATCGCGGCGAGCCGCGTCTTCACCCGCATCTGGCTCGCCCTCTTCGGCTGGTGGAAGTGGGAGGACCTCCCCGAACTGCCGCCGGAACTCATCTACTTCCCCAAGTGGCTGCCCCTCAACATCTACGACTTCGGGTGCTGGGCACGGCAGACGATCGTGCCGCTCACGGTCGTCTCCGCCAAGCGCCCCGTCCGGCCCGCACCCTTCCCGCTTGACGAGCTGCACAGCGACGCGCGCGTACCGAACCCAGGTAAGCCCCTTGCTCCCATGGGGAGTTGGGACGGCGTATTCCAGCGGCTCGACAAGGCGCTGCACCTCTACCACAAGGTCGCCCCGCGCAAGGTGCGCAAGGCCGCGATGAACAGTGCCGCTCGCTGGATCATCGAACGCCAGGAGAACGACGGCTGCTGGGGCGGCATCCAGCCGCCCGCCGTCTACTCCGTGATCGCGCTGCATCTGCTCGGCTACGACCTGGAGCATCCGGTCCTCAAGGCGGGCCTGGCATCGCTCGACCGGTTCGCGGTCTGGCGCGAGGACGGCTCCCGGATGATCGAGGCGTGTCAGTCGCCGGTCTGGGACACCTGCCTCGCGACCATCGCGCTCGCCGACGCGGGCGTGCCCGCCGACCACCCGCAGCTCGTCAAGGCGGCCGACTGGATGCTCGCCGAGGAGATCGCGCGGCCCGGCGACTGGTCCGTACGCAGGCCACAGCTCGCCCCCGGCGGCTGGGCGTTCGAGTTCCACAACGACAACTACCCCGACATCGACGACACCGCCGAGGTCATCCTGGCCCTGCGCCGCGTGGAGCACCCCGACCGCCCGCGCCTGGAGAACGCGATCGAGCGGGGCATGCGCTGGACGCTTGGCATGCAGTCCAGGGGCGGCGCCTGGGCCGCCTTCGACGCCGACAACACGAGCCCGTTCCCCAACCGGCTGCCGTTCTGCGACTTCGGCGAGGTCATCGACCCGCCGTCCGCCGACGTCACCGGACACGTCGTCGAGATGCTCGCCGTCGAGGGCAAGGCACACCACCCGCGCACCCGGCGGGGCATCGAGTGGCTGCTCGCCGAACAGGAGCCGGACGGCTCGTGGTTCGGCCGCTGGGGCGTCAACTACGTATACGGGACAGGGTCCGTGGTGCCCGCGCTCACCGCGGCGGGCCTGCCCGGCTCGCACCCCGCGCTGCGCCGCGCCGTCGGCTGGCTGGAGTCGGTGCAGAACGACGACGGAGGCTGGGGCGAGGACCTGCGCTCCTACCGCTACGAGGAGTGGCGGGGCCACGGCGCCTCCACCGCCTCGCAGACCGCCTGGGCGCTGCTCGCGCTGCTCGCCGCAGGGGAGCGGGAATCCAAGGCTGTGGAGCGGGGCGTCGCCTGGCTCGCCGAGACGCAGCGGGACGACGGCTCCTGGGACGAGCCGTACTTCACCGGCACCGGTTTCCCCTGGGACTTCTCCATCAACTACCACCTCTACCGGCAGGTGTTCCCGCTCACCGCCCTTGGCCGGTACGTCAACGGGGAGCCGTTCGCGGGCCTCTCCACCAAGGGGGGCTGA
- a CDS encoding phosphorylase family protein, producing the protein MDRTPAVPGPAPLLIACALGIERLALRTGDRGGADGRVTVLRTGMGPKNAERAVTGALGKEPLRHAAVVATGFCAGLAPGMHPGDLVVAEETRDAHGHTSCVGTDLLVKELGRAVPGRTVHTGRLIGSDHVVRGHERAELLATGAIAVDMESATTLRSAMRAGDRPVAAVRVVVDAPQHELVRIGTVRGGISAFRVLRAVLPAFFEWHRSSLLPRR; encoded by the coding sequence ATGGACCGGACCCCGGCCGTGCCGGGCCCCGCACCGCTGCTGATCGCCTGCGCGCTCGGCATCGAGCGCCTCGCCCTGCGCACGGGCGACCGCGGGGGCGCGGACGGACGGGTCACCGTGCTCCGTACGGGCATGGGCCCCAAGAACGCCGAGCGCGCCGTCACCGGCGCGCTCGGCAAGGAACCGCTGCGCCACGCCGCCGTCGTGGCCACCGGTTTCTGCGCCGGGCTCGCCCCCGGCATGCACCCCGGCGACCTGGTCGTCGCCGAGGAGACGCGCGACGCACACGGCCACACGTCCTGCGTCGGCACTGATCTGCTGGTCAAGGAACTGGGGCGGGCCGTGCCCGGCCGCACCGTGCACACCGGCCGGCTCATCGGATCCGACCATGTCGTCCGCGGACACGAACGCGCCGAACTGCTCGCCACGGGCGCGATCGCGGTGGACATGGAGTCCGCCACGACGCTGCGCAGCGCGATGCGGGCGGGAGACCGGCCGGTTGCCGCCGTCCGGGTGGTCGTGGACGCCCCACAGCACGAACTCGTCCGCATCGGCACGGTGCGCGGTGGAATATCAGCTTTCCGTGTTCTTCGTGCCGTGCTTCCCGCTTTTTTCGAATGGCACCGTTCTTCTTTGCTCCCTCGGAGGTGA
- the hpnH gene encoding adenosyl-hopene transferase HpnH, with protein sequence MAMPLRQTIKVATYLFEQKLRKRDKFPLIVELEPLFACNLACEGCGKIQHPAGVLKQRMPVAQAVGAVLESGAPMVSIAGGEPLMHPHIDEIVRQLVAKKKYVFLCTNAMLLRKKLEKFTPSPYFAFAVHIDGMRERHDESVAKEGVFDEAVEAIKEAKKRGFRVTTNSTFFSNDTPQNIIEVLNFLNDELEVDEMMLSPAYAYEKAPDQEHFLGVEQTRELFKKAFAGGNRRRWRLNHSPLFLDFLEGKADFPCTAWAIPNYSLFGWQRPCYLMSDGYVPTYKELIEETDWSKYGRGKDPRCANCMAHCGYEPTAVLATMGSLKESIRAARETVSANRAG encoded by the coding sequence ATGGCCATGCCGCTGCGCCAGACCATCAAGGTCGCGACGTATCTCTTTGAACAGAAGCTCCGCAAGCGTGACAAGTTTCCGCTGATCGTCGAGTTGGAGCCGCTCTTCGCGTGCAACCTCGCGTGCGAGGGATGCGGAAAGATCCAGCACCCGGCCGGAGTGCTCAAGCAGCGCATGCCGGTGGCCCAGGCCGTGGGCGCCGTCCTCGAATCCGGTGCGCCGATGGTGTCCATCGCCGGTGGCGAACCGCTGATGCACCCTCACATCGACGAAATCGTGCGGCAGTTGGTGGCGAAGAAGAAGTACGTCTTCCTTTGCACCAACGCCATGCTGCTGCGCAAGAAGCTGGAGAAGTTCACGCCTTCCCCGTACTTCGCGTTCGCCGTGCACATCGACGGAATGCGGGAGCGGCACGACGAATCCGTCGCGAAGGAGGGCGTGTTCGACGAGGCCGTGGAGGCCATCAAGGAAGCCAAGAAGCGTGGCTTCCGGGTGACCACCAACTCCACCTTCTTCAGCAACGACACGCCGCAGAACATCATCGAGGTGCTCAACTTCCTCAACGACGAGCTGGAAGTCGACGAGATGATGCTGTCGCCCGCCTACGCCTACGAAAAGGCGCCGGACCAGGAGCACTTCCTGGGCGTGGAGCAGACCCGCGAACTCTTCAAGAAGGCCTTCGCGGGCGGCAACAGGCGGCGCTGGCGCCTGAATCACTCGCCGCTGTTCCTCGACTTCCTGGAGGGCAAGGCGGACTTCCCGTGCACCGCCTGGGCGATCCCCAACTACTCGCTCTTCGGCTGGCAGCGCCCCTGCTACCTGATGAGCGACGGGTACGTCCCGACGTACAAGGAGCTCATCGAGGAGACCGACTGGAGCAAGTACGGCCGCGGCAAGGACCCGCGGTGCGCCAACTGCATGGCGCACTGCGGCTACGAGCCGACCGCCGTCCTCGCCACCATGGGCTCCCTGAAGGAGTCCATCCGCGCCGCCCGCGAAACGGTCTCCGCGAACCGCGCGGGGTGA